A genomic segment from Actinomadura hallensis encodes:
- a CDS encoding acetyl-CoA carboxylase family protein translates to MGGILVANRGEVALRIVRAAAELGLRTVAVRTRDEAVAAYARRADEVRELPGEGAAGYLDADALIAAAKDAGAAAVHPGYGFLSEDAAFAARCAAAGLAFAGPRPELLELFGDKTRARALAADAGVPVPPGTAGPATLAEAEAFAREHGPVMLKAVAGGGGRGMRVVADPAGMAAAYERCRSEALASFGSGDLYAEKHVPRARHIEVQIAGDGTGAAVHLWERDCSVQRRHQKLIEVAPAPALPRKVRDALLDAALRMASRVRYDGIGTFEFLVAGEEYWFLEANPRLQVEHTVTEEITGVDLVKTQIRLALGEDLAAVGLGGGPPRASGCAVQVRVNAETIDADGAPHPRAGTLTAFAPPSGPGVRVDTCGHVGHRTSPRYDPLLAKVVARAEDLPSAAARAHGALGEFEIAGVPTSIPLLQGVLRHPDFTSGAFDTSFLADHLPELLDSEHRRYYVETVRDDAGVPAPAAAEPDAPPGTVAVTAPMQGTIVGVEVAEGDPVRAGTPVVVLEAMKMEHVVHAGEAGIVRAVAAARGDTAAEGAPLLFVEPAEVEAGEVAEETEPDLEEIRADLAETLRRHEIGLDAARPEAVAKRRVRGRRTARENIGDLCDPGTFVEYGPLAIAAQRRRRPLEELIERTPADGMVCGIGDVNGAQAVVMSYDYTVLAGTQGYQNHRKTDRMLDIAHRRRLPVVLFAEGGGGRPGDTDAPTVSGLDVTTFHAMGRLSGRVPSVGIASGRCFAGNAALLGCCDVIIATRDANIGMGGPAMIEGGGLGVFAPEEIGPIADQEPNGVVDIVVDDEAEAVDAARRYLSYFQGPAGEWSCDDQRILRHVVPENRLRAYDVRRVIGHLADTGSVLELRRAFGVGIITALVRVEGRPMGLIASNPAHLGGAIDRDAADKAARFLQLCDAHGLPVVSLCDTPGFMVGPDAERTATVRHFSRMFVVGANLRVPLVTIVLRKGYGLGAQAMAGGGFKAPLATVAWPTGEIGGMGLEGAVRLGYRKELAEAEDPQALFETMVAAAYEHGRALHAATVFELDDVIDPADTRRWIATAFASAPPPGERRRWVDTW, encoded by the coding sequence GTGGGCGGGATCCTGGTGGCCAACCGCGGCGAGGTCGCGCTGCGGATCGTCCGGGCCGCGGCGGAGCTGGGCCTGCGGACGGTCGCCGTCCGGACCCGCGACGAGGCCGTCGCCGCGTACGCCCGCCGCGCCGACGAGGTGCGGGAGCTGCCGGGCGAGGGCGCCGCCGGGTACCTCGACGCCGACGCGCTGATCGCCGCCGCCAAGGACGCGGGCGCCGCCGCCGTCCACCCCGGCTACGGGTTCCTGAGCGAGGACGCCGCGTTCGCCGCGCGGTGCGCCGCCGCCGGCCTCGCGTTCGCCGGCCCGCGGCCCGAGCTGCTGGAGCTCTTCGGCGACAAGACCCGCGCACGGGCGCTCGCCGCGGACGCGGGCGTGCCCGTGCCGCCCGGCACGGCGGGCCCGGCGACCCTCGCCGAGGCGGAGGCGTTCGCCCGCGAGCACGGCCCGGTGATGCTGAAGGCCGTGGCCGGGGGCGGCGGGCGCGGCATGCGCGTCGTCGCCGATCCCGCCGGGATGGCCGCGGCGTACGAGCGGTGCCGGTCGGAGGCCCTCGCCTCCTTCGGCTCCGGCGACCTGTACGCGGAGAAGCACGTGCCGCGCGCCCGCCACATCGAGGTGCAGATCGCCGGCGACGGGACCGGCGCGGCCGTCCACCTGTGGGAGCGCGACTGCAGCGTCCAGCGGCGGCACCAGAAGCTGATCGAGGTGGCGCCCGCGCCCGCGCTGCCGCGAAAGGTCCGGGACGCGCTGCTGGACGCGGCGCTGCGCATGGCGTCCCGCGTCCGCTACGACGGCATCGGCACGTTCGAGTTCCTCGTCGCCGGCGAGGAGTACTGGTTCCTGGAGGCCAACCCGCGCCTCCAGGTCGAGCACACCGTGACCGAGGAGATCACCGGCGTCGACCTGGTGAAGACGCAGATCCGGCTGGCGCTGGGCGAGGACCTCGCGGCCGTGGGGCTGGGCGGCGGGCCGCCGCGCGCGTCCGGGTGCGCCGTGCAGGTCCGGGTCAACGCCGAGACCATCGACGCCGACGGCGCGCCGCACCCGCGGGCCGGGACGCTGACCGCGTTCGCGCCGCCGTCCGGCCCGGGCGTCCGCGTCGACACCTGCGGCCACGTCGGCCACCGCACGAGCCCCCGCTACGACCCGCTGCTGGCCAAGGTCGTCGCCCGCGCCGAGGACCTGCCGTCCGCGGCCGCCCGCGCGCACGGCGCCCTGGGCGAGTTCGAGATCGCGGGCGTCCCCACGAGCATCCCGCTGCTGCAGGGCGTCCTGCGGCACCCGGACTTCACGTCCGGGGCGTTCGACACCTCCTTCCTGGCCGACCACCTGCCCGAGCTCCTGGACAGCGAGCACCGCCGCTACTACGTCGAGACCGTCCGGGACGACGCGGGCGTCCCCGCGCCCGCCGCCGCGGAGCCGGACGCCCCGCCCGGCACGGTCGCCGTGACCGCGCCCATGCAGGGCACGATCGTCGGCGTGGAGGTGGCCGAGGGCGACCCCGTGCGGGCCGGGACACCGGTCGTCGTCCTCGAGGCCATGAAGATGGAGCACGTCGTCCACGCGGGCGAGGCGGGCATCGTGCGCGCGGTCGCCGCCGCGCGCGGCGACACCGCCGCCGAGGGCGCCCCGCTGCTGTTCGTCGAGCCCGCCGAGGTCGAGGCCGGCGAGGTCGCCGAGGAGACCGAGCCGGACCTGGAGGAGATCCGCGCCGACCTCGCCGAGACGCTGCGCCGGCACGAGATCGGGCTGGACGCCGCCCGGCCCGAGGCGGTCGCCAAGCGGCGTGTGCGCGGCCGCCGCACCGCCCGGGAGAACATCGGCGACCTGTGCGACCCCGGCACGTTCGTCGAGTACGGGCCCCTCGCCATCGCCGCGCAGCGGCGGCGCCGGCCCCTGGAGGAACTGATCGAGCGGACCCCGGCGGACGGCATGGTCTGCGGCATCGGGGACGTGAACGGCGCGCAGGCCGTCGTGATGTCCTACGACTACACGGTCCTGGCCGGGACGCAGGGCTACCAGAACCACCGCAAGACCGACCGGATGCTCGACATCGCCCACCGCCGCCGGCTGCCCGTGGTCCTGTTCGCCGAGGGCGGCGGCGGCCGCCCCGGCGACACCGACGCCCCGACGGTGTCCGGGCTCGACGTGACGACCTTCCACGCCATGGGGCGGCTCAGCGGCCGCGTCCCGTCGGTCGGGATCGCGTCCGGCCGCTGCTTCGCCGGGAACGCCGCCCTGCTCGGCTGCTGCGACGTCATCATCGCGACCCGCGACGCCAACATCGGGATGGGCGGCCCCGCGATGATCGAGGGCGGCGGGCTCGGGGTGTTCGCGCCCGAGGAGATCGGCCCGATCGCCGACCAGGAGCCCAACGGCGTCGTCGACATCGTCGTGGACGACGAGGCCGAGGCCGTGGACGCCGCCCGCCGCTACCTGTCCTACTTCCAGGGCCCCGCAGGCGAGTGGTCGTGCGACGACCAGCGGATCCTGCGGCACGTCGTCCCCGAGAACCGGCTGCGCGCCTACGACGTCCGCCGCGTGATCGGCCACCTCGCCGACACCGGGTCGGTGCTGGAGCTGCGCCGCGCCTTCGGGGTCGGGATCATCACGGCGCTGGTGCGGGTCGAGGGGCGCCCGATGGGGCTGATCGCCAGCAACCCCGCGCACCTCGGCGGCGCCATCGACCGCGACGCCGCCGACAAGGCCGCCCGGTTCCTGCAGCTGTGCGACGCCCACGGCCTGCCCGTCGTGTCGCTGTGCGACACCCCCGGATTCATGGTCGGGCCCGACGCCGAGCGGACCGCCACCGTCCGGCACTTCAGCCGCATGTTCGTCGTGGGCGCGAACCTGCGCGTCCCCCTCGTCACGATCGTGCTCCGCAAGGGCTACGGCCTCGGCGCGCAGGCCATGGCGGGCGGCGGGTTCAAGGCGCCGCTCGCGACGGTCGCGTGGCCCACCGGCGAGATCGGCGGCATGGGGCTGGAGGGCGCCGTCCGGCTCGGGTACCGCAAGGAGCTCGCCGAGGCCGAGGACCCGCAGGCGCTGTTCGAGACGATGGTCGCCGCCGCCTACGAGCACGGCAGGGCCCTGCACGCCGCCACGGTCTTCGAGCTGGACGACGTCATCGACCCCGCCGACACCCGCCGCTGGATCGCCACGGCGTTCGCGTCGGCGCCGCCGCCGGGGGAGCGCCGCCGCTGGGTCGACACCTGGTGA
- a CDS encoding SDR family NAD(P)-dependent oxidoreductase, whose protein sequence is METLRGRTALVTGASSGIGAVVAEALAGAGARVGLVARRKDRLERVLARCRERVPDSAMWVADLADLDAVDDLAAAVEREFGAVDVLVNNAGMPKRRRVQDLSPAEAEDVMRLNYLSPVRLTLALLPGMIERGRGHLVAVGSVAARLGPPHEAAYAASKAALTAFWECMAVDLDGTGVQVHVVQPALIGGTELFTQPGNEAPLSDLSDALPPQDVADAVLNALAEGRFEQYVPDWFHEMASGKAADVDAFVAGVKEWTRERLER, encoded by the coding sequence ATGGAGACGCTGAGGGGGCGGACGGCGCTGGTCACGGGCGCGTCGTCCGGGATCGGCGCGGTCGTCGCGGAGGCGCTCGCGGGGGCGGGCGCCCGGGTCGGGCTGGTGGCGCGGCGCAAGGACAGGCTCGAACGGGTCCTCGCCCGCTGCCGGGAGCGGGTCCCGGACTCGGCGATGTGGGTCGCCGACCTCGCGGACCTGGACGCCGTCGACGACCTCGCGGCCGCCGTCGAGCGCGAGTTCGGCGCCGTGGACGTGCTGGTCAACAACGCGGGCATGCCGAAGCGGCGGCGCGTGCAGGACCTGTCGCCGGCCGAGGCCGAGGACGTGATGCGCCTGAACTACCTGTCGCCGGTGCGGCTCACGCTGGCGCTGCTGCCCGGCATGATCGAACGGGGGCGCGGCCACCTGGTCGCGGTGGGCTCGGTCGCGGCGCGGCTCGGCCCGCCGCACGAGGCCGCCTACGCCGCGTCCAAGGCGGCGCTGACCGCGTTCTGGGAGTGCATGGCGGTCGACCTCGACGGCACCGGCGTGCAGGTCCACGTCGTCCAGCCCGCGCTCATCGGCGGCACCGAGCTGTTCACGCAGCCGGGCAACGAGGCGCCGCTGAGCGACCTGTCCGACGCGCTGCCGCCACAGGATGTGGCCGACGCGGTCCTGAACGCCCTCGCCGAGGGCCGGTTCGAGCAGTACGTGCCGGACTGGTTCCACGAGATGGCCTCCGGCAAGGCCGCCGACGTCGACGCGTTCGTCGCCGGGGTCAAGGAGTGGACGCGGGAGCGGCTGGAGCGCTGA